The Erigeron canadensis isolate Cc75 chromosome 1, C_canadensis_v1, whole genome shotgun sequence genome segment TTATAAAGATAGTTCTTAACCACGAGATTACCTTGGATATGTGGGAACTGTTGTCCATGCATAGTTAACAGAACCTTTAAACACCTCGCGGCAATTTGCAACAATATCTTCAATGATGTGCATATGGAGCCATATACTCTCAGCCTGCGTGCAAACAACACCACCAGGACGAAGTGCCTTTGCAACTGACTCAAAGAACGGCTTCTCAAAAAGCTCCTTTGCTGGACCTGAATTATAATTGCCATGTCAGCATATCAAATGAATCATATATGGCACATGGGTCCCAAGGGGAAGTATACCAATGGGATCTGATGAATCGACTATAACAGCATCATAACTTCCTTCAGGAGCAGCCTTCAAGTATGCAACTCCTACAAGACCGCAAAACATCAAGTTGAGACaggttttcttcttcttctaaatGATAGAAGGTTAGTTCATGTAAATACCATCGCCAATGTGGAGTTTGACCCGAGGATCCTCATATCCAACAGCTACATCAGGAAAGAACTCTTTAGAAACCTGAAAATGGACAAAAGATTTCATTGATCCTCTAAACTCTGGAAACTACATGATAAAGGTATCATTATTGTTGAATAAATTGAGATTCAAAAAATTGAAAATCCATATTACTCACATCAACCACCATTTTATCGATCTCACATATATCTATATGCTCAACAGAAGAATGGCGAGCTACTTCACGCAAGACACCACCATCTCCTCCTCCAATAACCAAAACCTACAGATATGACAGACATTTATCATATAGAAAGTATATTTCAGACCTCTTTCTTGTTGCTAATGATTGTGAACAAACGCCTACCAGTGACTAAGACTGTTTATCCAATAAAAACTGCATGTAAATATAATTACAGAAGAAGAATAAAACCTTTTTGGGATTTGGGATTGAACAAAGAGGAAGATGAGTAATCATTTCCTGATATGCGCATTCATCTCTCTCTGTGAGTTGAATTACACCGTCCAAAACAAGAACTTTCCCATACGTTGCAGactgaaaacaaaaagaattatCATATTTTCTTACCTGATATGAAAACCAAATGAAGACAGAAAACgggttttcaaaattaaatataacaaaGAAAGATTAAATACCTGAAATACCATAACATTCTGATAGTCAGATTTACCCTGAAACAAGACTTTTTCCACCTTCAAAGAGTGTGCTTCTCCTGCAATGTTAATGGAGGCAACTATCATTGTAAGTAAAATAGTCCCAATCGTATTAGATGAATGTGTACATTCCAACTATTAATATCATACGAGTACCAAATTTCGATAACTTTTCATAGCGACATGCCTATACTCTACAGCTAGTATAACATCAAAATGCTTGTATGCCAACACAAAGTGTAACTTAAGGCTCTTTTGTCTCAATGTCGGAAAACATAGATTACAAGGAACACTCGATAAATACTACTATACAAGCCTCAAAAGTCGAAACAAAATCCATCAAAACTCCTCCTACATCTTTTAACACACATATGTCTCAATTTAGACCTGAACCCACCAGTATAACATTAACCTtaacagtaaaacaataaggtattaataaacaaattcaaTTCAATGAATGGGCAGCTAGCTTCTGGagcaaaagaaaatgaattgtATATATCCATTAAAGAAACTTGtatagcctaaaaattctcatatataataaaaaaacagcAATAATACTTAACAAGTAATGAATAGAccataataaaaagaaaaaagtacaACCCCCATTTCATGATTACTGTCTACCTTTTGACTTATATGAGTGTTAaataaacaacttttttttaacttaatcatcaagaaaattattaataatagaagtacaaaataaagtattacaataaacaaaattttgtacctttataaccaaaaataaatatagtcaATCTCCTATCTTGAATATAACAAAGATAAACCctcaaaatgtataaaaataacaaaataatactaataagAAACAAAGGTTTAACAATCAGAAATGAAAAACCCACcacaaatatatacaatatagatatacatactacatatatatagagagatatgtgtgtgtaatatatatatatataagaaaaatgaaagaaaagaaaaggtacCAGGCCACATTGGGCTAATCTCTGAAAACCATCCAGGAATGACCGACGACATGTTTGTAaaggcggcggcggcggtggtaaCGCCGTTTTCGTCTTCTTCTCTTGGTCGTTTTAACGGCGACTCCGAGacggtggcggcgacggtggttTGTTCAGCCATTCTACTTACGTGTTTTATGGTTcgtatagagagagaaagagagaaccAAGCAACGTGTGTGGGTGTGTGTGGGTGTGAAGGTGTCGTATTTGTTTTTTGTCACATCAAGCATTCAAGCTGTTGAGagctttttcctttttttttttttttttaatattattataaggcataataataagattttcttttatacaaaaCTGGTACaaaaattgttattattatgaatttatgatataCTTTTAGAATAAATTAAAGTATATTTTGTTCGGttcaaattttgatcattttttCACATGAAACAAAATCCGAATCGATTTGTTCGGTTTTTGGATTCGTTTGATTTTGAGTTTGTTATGTACTTTGGATGCCCTCACGAACAAACATGTTAGGTACTTATTGGAGTATTTCCTCGCCCCTTAGTTGCCTAAGACCATCCACACTCCCAATCTACATCAACccaacatttaataaaaaattaatttctctttcttccacttaaacaactgtaacaccccaatattttgtTTTACCAACAAAATTTAAATGTGGGACGTGGCTATCAGAGAACTAAGCCAGCCACATTTTCCACTTCTTTCTCAAAGTCAAACTACTTCCCCTATTACTTCTTTACTTCTTCTTGAATCTTCATTCCTCTCCAAATCCATGCATTAGAAAACTCTAATCAAAGGACTGAAATTCTAGAACAATAATAACCATCTCCATTggtaaaagaaattgaaatttagggtttgtgaggaggtggtggtggccgaaatttgtAGGAAGAAAAGAGGGAAGAATTGTGATTTGATAGCCCTAATTCTTTGTCTCTCAATTTTGAGGTATTGATTCCATAACCCTAATtctatttgttatttaaatttagggttcttaatcTTAAAATTTAGGGGTTTCTATTATTTGGGATTTTTCAAGTAAAACCATAGTTAAATTTGATTGATAAATGGTtagtttgatttaaaaagtttgttgattaTGAAATTCCCCATAGTAAGAATTTTATATCTAgtggtgtttggctagtaataatgaaaaaaaattctatcaTGAGAACTTGGAATTGTTGAAAATAttgagtagccaaacaccatagtgATGGGATTTATGAATGCAAGTAGATACTTGCAAAAGAGTGAGTTTTGTATTACTCATAGATGTTATGTGTTTATTCATGTATAGGTGCCTTATTGTGTCAACtagccaagtttgaggtgagtttatatgcatataatcatgttcttgttattagaggtcataggtgggtaaattcctatgacccatttgttgatttattttgagaactagTAGAttggtaaattcctatgacccatttgttgatttattttgagaactagtaggtgggtaaatttctactagtcatattgtatgcaagagctagtaggtgggtaaattcctactagccaaattgtccatggccatgttgaaaatgaatgtatgttgtttgatttgtatgaaaaggctagcttgctaggcttatatggtgcttgatgcacaaagttgaaatgacatgattatgattgtatgtgtatgcattcactaagcgttgcttacgttttagttgtttaactcttttataggagttggtagtagcaagggCAAGGAAGTAATCGAGTGAAGGTCAAGTTGGAGGTTTTAGCCATCTCAAGGTTGGCAAATGTGGGTAACTTGGGTAGACGATCCTTTTGACCCaattggctcttgatacaagtcTTGTTTGATGGAACAAATCTATTTTTGGTGTAAAACTTGAATTGATGTCATGTACCTAGTTAGTCGTTGTTTTTGCATATATTGCAAGTGTTTAGTTGATTAACGTTTTGGGTCATCGACCCATTTCGTCAAGTCGGATAATTTGGCTTTCGGGTCGTATTATATTTTGGTCACAAcgatgtgtatatataacttttgcAAGGGCATGTCAGGTTTTGAGTTAAATGGATGTTCAAGTTGATTTGTGAAGTCATGTGCAGGAAAAATGGATTTTTCTCAAAAAGTTCCTGTGCAGTAAgtcccactacgccgcagtgggagtcATTCATATGGAACTAAagtttttcatttactcccaataATCATTATTGCCAATACAATATGGAACATGCTTTCAATCATACAAGATAGGCAATTAATTACGCAAACATCATGTTGCGACTTTAGtgacccatttagacgatgcatcgatttAAAACACTAAATGGTATTTTGGACGATGTACAAGTCTACTTACATGTAACATCCCGAATTTTTAAaaccaatgaaaattaacctttaatatagttttatctttaaaataattttctagtattttatttttgaatatgagaTTATTTTGGTTGGAACCTTAGTGGCTATCGGGTATTTTAACCCACTAAAAAAAGTAAGGGCGTGGCACTTTGAGAAAGTGCCAGCCAAATTTCTCCTTCATTTTGAGAACACATCTTCAACATCAACTTCTACAATCTTTACTTTCTTCTTCCAATTACTTCTAAGAAATTTTGTAATCTTTATTCCATCTAATCAAGAAATCCTCCAAGTAATTAATAAACAATCTTTCAATCTTTATTACATCAAGTCCTTCTTTTGGTGATAATAACACTAATAATAATTCCAAGATTTCTAACAAGCTAATTTGGAAATTTAGAGTGTGAGTATGGACTAATTAGATGAGAGAAGGAAGAAAACTAGTGACATTTCCATCTTCTCACTTTATATTATTCATTCAAGGTATGAATTAGGTTATTTTGTTACtaatgaaattagggttcttgctCTTTGATTGAATTGGGGTTTTTGGAGAAAATGGGTATTTTGTCTAAGAACTCTATATTATTGATAAATTTAGGGTCATGCATTGTAGTTATTATATGACCcattacatatatattggtTACATTGTTATTGAGCTTAggtattgattttttttttagagatGATGATTTTGCCATTATTTTCCCAATTTCCAATTGTAATATAGTATATGGTTATAGTGTTACATgactgtttttttttattagatttgtTGGTGACCATTAGACCATTTGTAAGGCCTAGGTGAAACCCTTAGGTGAAATGACTAAGCATGAAGGTGAATGGTTGTGGAGGTTAGGTGAAGGCTTAAGGTGAAAAGGGTAGGATAAACTCTTCACCTAGGGTGAAAAGGAGAGTGTGGgtccattttttttgtttgtatattagatattttattttgattggataGTGGAGTATTAATTGTAAaggtattgtgtttttaattaaataaaagtaggCACCAAATGATAGATGAATGGTTAAGGGGGAAAATAGAAGGTGAAAGAAATAAGAAGGTGATGTTGATGTGGCTGAAAAAAGTGTAGGTGAAAAGGTGAACGGTTACGAATGGTCTTATGGTCAAAATGAAGATTTAGCGATTTTGAATGAGTTGGCATGACTACTATGTGGTGgataaaatgagattttttttagtaaaatgaaAGATGGATTTTTTGGGAATTTGAAATAACCCAACTCAAGGATAATATGAGAATGAAAATAGGGTAAGAATTGCTAGTGACTTATTGTAAAATCCCGAAcattttaattaacggttgacttgagtcattAAGTCAACACAACATGTCCATTAAGTCTCTAAgagatttaatgcttatatatgattaaaatgCTACATGTGGAAGGCTTCAATGCCTTAATGATGTATATGCTAATATGTTTAAGATGTCAAAGATGATTAAGATGTGTTAAATGTGTCAGTAGTTATTCCCGTTAAGTTCTTTAAGCCTTAAATGTGAAGATTTAAAGCTGAGGGGCCTAAGTGCAAGCCTAGAAAGTTGTTCCAGCAGGTTAAGGGGTCATTAGGGTTAATGAAAACACAACTTTCAGTTCTCATTCTTCCCTCTCCAAGCCCTAGGCCGCCCCCTCCCTTCCCTTGATCAATTCTTGCGTGTTACGATTGTTTCTTAGTTATTTGAAGAGGTTTTGATCCATAGTTTGCATCCTTCTTGTAATCTACAGGTATTTAAGATATTattacattgatttcatgtcctttcaatcccttgattcgtttcataactgatctaggtctttagagggttaATTGGAGTCAAAATCGTGAGTtttaatcgattcggtaacctaaaacgtttgttattgtgatgcaaatcaagtaggagttaatcaatgatttcattgcatcattatggtcttaaaatgatgaattttgaggttcaaaagtcgttcataaggtttggggtcgtttggggtgtgtttggttaagttttggaggttaaacaatgaggtttgtgcagaATCGGGGCTAGTTGCGGCGCAACCCAAAAACAGTGACTTAAGTTGTGACGCAATTTTCTcattgcgacgcaatagcgacagaattttcaaatggccataacttttgaaccgtaactccgtttttgacaaataagctatctgcggaatcgtgagagagtctattTTCTATTGAtaatgcttttaaaagatgatgatgatgatgtcaagtttccagaaaggttaatttagtgaggaAATGTCGAGTTCCGTCAAGTTATGTAAGCCTttaagtattaaacgaacctccgatgcatcaaagcattgtcatgagtcatttttataggttt includes the following:
- the LOC122604883 gene encoding spermidine synthase, which translates into the protein MAEQTTVAATVSESPLKRPREEDENGVTTAAAAFTNMSSVIPGWFSEISPMWPGEAHSLKVEKVLFQGKSDYQNVMVFQSATYGKVLVLDGVIQLTERDECAYQEMITHLPLCSIPNPKKVLVIGGGDGGVLREVARHSSVEHIDICEIDKMVVDVSKEFFPDVAVGYEDPRVKLHIGDGVAYLKAAPEGSYDAVIVDSSDPIGPAKELFEKPFFESVAKALRPGGVVCTQAESIWLHMHIIEDIVANCREVFKGSVNYAWTTVPTYPSGVIGFMLCSTEGPEVDFKNPVNPIDENDKQCKSVVPLKFYNKEIHSAAFCLPSFAKKVIDAKAAK